A single Bosea sp. PAMC 26642 DNA region contains:
- a CDS encoding flagellin N-terminal helical domain-containing protein, with translation MAISLSSNVRNSLTSLQSITSQAAAVQSRLASGKKVNSAVDNPVNFFTAQSLNNRSDQLKGLLDGISNGIQTIQAASKGIDGITKLVGSLQSTIKQAQADAAQNRPTVVGTGTTLASSAEALLTSKSLKDIALDKRVGSAGDTTVATATAASAGDLGVDTTATGFLNIQIVTNPAAATSTTNVSVALTANTTVRDVVNAINSSGVASAFVDEKGLLNVKGSGSETLGVGLGVGATAIAATGTSATGASNTAFGLAATDATTGIASSGVTSATRSNLIQQYNDLRTQIDSLAKDSGFNGVNLLGGDKTTITFNEKTGKNQTKLEIQGTNLTSDNIGLVQAGNAQVAGTINFQNDTDLDKATGALTNALGSLKSLASTFGANLAVAQTRQDFTKDLANVLTTGADNLVNADANEEAAALLSLQTRQQLSQTALSLASQSDQAVLRLF, from the coding sequence ATGGCTATCTCTCTCTCCAGCAACGTCCGCAACTCGCTGACCTCGCTTCAGTCCATCACCAGCCAGGCCGCCGCCGTCCAGAGCCGTCTTGCCTCGGGCAAGAAGGTCAACAGCGCCGTCGACAACCCGGTCAACTTCTTCACCGCTCAGTCGCTGAACAACCGTTCGGACCAGCTCAAGGGCCTGCTCGACGGCATCTCGAACGGCATCCAGACCATCCAGGCCGCCTCCAAGGGCATCGACGGCATCACCAAGCTCGTTGGTTCGCTGCAGTCGACCATCAAGCAGGCCCAGGCCGACGCAGCCCAGAACCGCCCGACCGTCGTCGGAACCGGCACGACGCTCGCCAGCTCGGCTGAAGCCCTGCTGACCAGCAAGAGCCTCAAGGACATCGCTCTCGACAAGCGCGTCGGCAGCGCCGGTGACACTACCGTCGCCACCGCAACGGCCGCTTCTGCCGGTGACCTCGGCGTCGACACCACTGCGACCGGCTTCCTGAACATCCAGATCGTCACGAACCCAGCAGCAGCAACCTCGACGACCAATGTCAGCGTCGCCTTGACCGCCAACACGACCGTCCGCGACGTCGTCAACGCGATCAACAGCTCGGGCGTCGCTTCGGCCTTCGTCGACGAAAAGGGCCTGCTGAACGTCAAGGGCTCAGGCTCCGAGACACTCGGCGTCGGCCTCGGTGTCGGAGCTACCGCCATCGCTGCGACCGGTACATCCGCGACTGGTGCGTCTAACACCGCGTTCGGCCTGGCCGCGACTGACGCCACGACGGGTATCGCCTCGTCCGGCGTCACCTCCGCCACCCGCTCCAACCTCATTCAGCAGTACAACGACCTGCGCACGCAGATCGACTCGCTGGCCAAGGATTCGGGCTTCAACGGCGTCAACCTGCTCGGCGGCGACAAGACCACGATCACCTTTAACGAGAAGACCGGCAAGAACCAGACCAAGCTGGAGATTCAGGGCACCAACCTGACCTCCGACAACATCGGCCTCGTTCAGGCCGGTAACGCCCAGGTCGCCGGTACGATCAACTTCCAGAACGACACCGATCTGGACAAGGCCACCGGTGCGCTGACCAACGCGCTCGGTTCGTTGAAGTCGCTCGCCTCGACCTTCGGTGCCAACCTCGCGGTCGCCCAGACCCGCCAGGACTTCACCAAGGATCTGGCCAACGTCCTGACGACCGGCGCCGACAACCTCGTCAACGCCGACGCCAACGAAGAGGCCGCCGCCCTGCTCTCGCTGCAGACCCGTCAGCAGCTCTCGCAGACGGCCCTCTCCCTGGCCTCGCAGTCCGACCAGGCCGTCCTGCGTCTGTTCTGA
- a CDS encoding 2,4'-dihydroxyacetophenone dioxygenase family protein, whose protein sequence is MNKVSPIPVVASDAERWTPYRHPQPKDSPPELIVHDVIPEDERIWVPVDDNVWFRPLCLSVTRGYWMNLLRVRRSGVLSRHRHPQPVHGYVLKGKWRYLEHDWVATQGSYVYEAPGETHTLVVDPDVEEMITMFQVNGAMIYVDPDGKCLGYDDVFTRLDKCRAHYAGNGLGAEFADQFIR, encoded by the coding sequence ATGAACAAGGTCAGCCCCATCCCGGTCGTCGCCTCCGACGCCGAGCGTTGGACACCCTACCGCCATCCGCAGCCGAAGGATTCCCCGCCCGAACTGATCGTTCACGACGTCATCCCGGAAGACGAACGCATCTGGGTGCCTGTCGATGACAATGTCTGGTTCCGCCCGCTCTGCCTGTCCGTCACGCGTGGCTACTGGATGAACCTGCTGCGCGTCCGCCGCTCGGGCGTGCTCTCGCGCCACCGCCATCCGCAGCCGGTCCACGGCTATGTCCTGAAGGGCAAGTGGCGCTACCTCGAACATGACTGGGTCGCGACGCAAGGCTCTTATGTCTACGAGGCACCGGGAGAAACCCACACCCTGGTCGTCGATCCCGATGTCGAGGAGATGATCACGATGTTCCAGGTCAACGGCGCGATGATCTATGTCGATCCGGACGGCAAATGCCTCGGCTATGACGACGTCTTTACAAGGCTCGACAAATGCCGCGCGCATTACGCGGGCAACGGGCTCGGAGCGGAATTCGCCGATCAGTTCATCAGATAA
- a CDS encoding flagellar basal body P-ring protein FlgI produces the protein MFRATAFKRLTTTLALLLGFGFVIAAGPAQALSRIKDLAAVEGVRSNQILGYGIVVGLNGTGDTLNNAPFTKQSLTAMLERLGVNTRGANMRTANVAAVMVTANLPPFATQGTKLDVTVSALGDAKSLQGGTLLATPLLGADGEVYAVSQGAVAIAGFSAEGEASKITRGVPTVGRIANGGLVEREIDFALNKLKTLRLSLRNPDLTTARRMAAAINDFLGGDAAEPTDPSTVVLQIPARFQGNMIRMLTDIEQLKIEPDQLARIVIDERSGIIVMGKDVRVSTVAVAQGNLTVTISELPQVSQPNPLGGGRTVVTPRTAVKVDTEGGNKLALVNASVTLAELVDGLNALGIGPRDLIAILQAIKTAGALQAEIEVM, from the coding sequence ATGTTCCGAGCGACCGCCTTCAAACGCCTGACGACCACCCTGGCCCTGCTGCTGGGGTTCGGCTTCGTCATCGCGGCGGGGCCGGCTCAGGCGCTCTCCCGCATCAAGGACCTTGCGGCCGTCGAAGGCGTCCGCAGCAACCAGATCCTCGGCTACGGCATCGTCGTCGGCCTCAACGGCACCGGCGATACGCTCAACAACGCGCCCTTCACCAAGCAGTCGCTGACCGCGATGCTGGAGCGGCTCGGCGTCAACACCCGCGGCGCCAACATGCGCACGGCGAATGTCGCAGCTGTCATGGTGACGGCCAACCTGCCGCCCTTCGCCACGCAGGGCACGAAGCTCGACGTCACCGTCTCGGCTTTGGGCGATGCCAAATCGCTGCAGGGCGGCACGCTTCTGGCGACGCCGCTGCTCGGCGCCGATGGCGAGGTCTATGCCGTCTCGCAGGGCGCGGTCGCCATCGCCGGCTTCTCGGCCGAGGGCGAGGCCAGCAAGATCACCCGCGGCGTGCCCACCGTCGGCCGCATCGCCAATGGGGGCCTCGTCGAGCGCGAGATCGACTTCGCGCTGAACAAGCTCAAGACGCTGCGGCTCTCGCTGCGCAACCCCGATCTCACCACCGCGCGCCGCATGGCCGCCGCGATCAATGACTTCCTCGGAGGCGATGCCGCCGAGCCGACCGACCCCTCGACCGTCGTGCTGCAGATCCCGGCCCGCTTCCAGGGCAACATGATCCGTATGCTGACCGATATCGAGCAGCTCAAGATCGAGCCCGACCAGCTCGCGCGCATCGTCATCGACGAGCGCTCCGGCATCATCGTCATGGGCAAGGATGTCCGCGTCTCCACCGTGGCGGTGGCGCAGGGCAACCTGACCGTGACGATCAGCGAACTGCCCCAGGTCAGCCAGCCCAACCCACTGGGCGGCGGCCGGACCGTCGTGACGCCGCGCACCGCCGTCAAGGTCGACACCGAAGGCGGCAACAAGCTCGCGCTGGTCAATGCGAGCGTGACTCTGGCCGAACTCGTCGACGGGCTGAACGCGCTCGGCATCGGCCCGCGCGATCTCATCGCCATCCTCCAGGCCATCAAGACGGCCGGGGCCCTGCAAGCCGAAATCGAGGTGATGTAA
- a CDS encoding rod-binding protein: MSVTLALPAAKLALNAAGSLLGGLTNALDPAKAKAKKQADDFETMFLEQVTERMFAAPEGSEGPLGENGLGGDVYKSQLTQEYAKQIQRAGGVGLSSSIMRDLLAVQEQTGATAKTATQTAGVANVGR; encoded by the coding sequence ATGAGCGTAACGCTCGCCCTCCCCGCCGCCAAACTGGCGCTGAACGCGGCCGGCAGCCTTCTCGGCGGCCTGACCAATGCGCTCGACCCCGCCAAGGCCAAGGCGAAGAAGCAGGCCGACGATTTCGAGACCATGTTCCTCGAACAGGTCACCGAACGTATGTTCGCCGCGCCGGAAGGCTCGGAAGGCCCGCTCGGCGAGAACGGGCTCGGCGGCGACGTCTACAAGTCGCAGCTGACCCAGGAATACGCCAAGCAGATCCAGCGCGCCGGCGGCGTAGGCCTGTCGAGCAGCATCATGCGCGACCTGCTTGCCGTCCAGGAGCAGACCGGTGCCACCGCCAAAACCGCAACACAGACCGCCGGGGTCGCGAATGTCGGTCGCTAG
- a CDS encoding flagellar assembly protein FliX yields MIRIDQRAPVTGTGPANPARRSGGAAFTLPGKDSAAAARGAGVSSAGPLDTLLAVQAHEEPQERKKRQAKRGHDLLDGLDRLKAALLSGRVQISELERLKDVLSLRRESTDDPRLDEVLAHIELRAAVELAKLGR; encoded by the coding sequence ATGATCCGGATCGACCAGCGCGCACCCGTCACAGGCACCGGCCCGGCCAACCCGGCAAGGCGCAGCGGCGGGGCCGCCTTCACCCTTCCCGGCAAGGACAGCGCGGCTGCCGCGCGCGGGGCGGGCGTCAGCTCGGCCGGGCCGCTCGACACGCTTCTCGCCGTGCAGGCGCATGAAGAGCCGCAGGAGCGCAAGAAGCGCCAGGCGAAGCGCGGCCATGACCTGCTCGACGGGCTCGACCGGCTGAAGGCGGCGCTGCTGTCGGGCCGCGTCCAGATCTCGGAGCTGGAGCGGCTGAAGGACGTGCTGTCGCTCAGGCGCGAAAGCACCGACGATCCCCGTCTCGACGAGGTGCTGGCGCATATCGAACTGCGCGCGGCGGTGGAACTAGCGAAGCTGGGGCGGTAG